In one window of Hevea brasiliensis isolate MT/VB/25A 57/8 chromosome 10, ASM3005281v1, whole genome shotgun sequence DNA:
- the LOC131169403 gene encoding uncharacterized protein LOC131169403, with product MRIESDEEVNTGLLSCIHKMEKNSAKVDMILDEIEKYKAAAGTFGFPSAIKGRTTKSPVAWWKTYGSSTPNLQKFAVKVLSLTCSASGCERNWSVFEHLHSKKRNRLFQERLDNLVYVKYNRALLRRHTFGDITTPIDLANIDETNEWLLGELEKGDGDDDDDDSLVFMNDVLTWGDVGRAARVSESRYESRSAARSTLPVETPSFRRLRAMRGASSSQVDDDEEEEEFVMAVVENEGDFGNLDDE from the exons ATGAGAATTGAATCTGATGAAGAGGTCAATACAGGATTGCTTTCATGCATtcataaaatggaaaaaaattcaGCAAAAGTTGATATGATTCttgatgaaattgagaaataCAAGGCAGCTGCAGGGACCTTTGGTTTTCCTTCAGCTATTAAAGGAAGAACAACCAAATCTCCAg TTGCTTGGTGGAAAACATATGGTTCTTCAACTCCAAACCTACAAAAGTTTGCTGTAAAGGTTCTGAGTCTCACATGTAGTGCAAGTGGTTGTGAAAGAAATTGGAGTGTATTTGAGCAt CTTCATAGTAAGAAAAGAAATCGGCTATTTCAAGAACGCTTGGACAATTTGGTATATGTGAAGTACAATAGAGCGTTGCTACGCCGACACACTTTTGGGGATATCACAACACCTATTGATTTGGCAAATATTGATGAGACTAATGAATGGTTGCTTGGTGAATTAGAAAAAGGTGAtggggatgatgatgatgatgattctcTTGTTTTCATGAATGACGTATTGACCTGGGGTGATGTTGGTAGAGCAGCTAGAGTTTCTGAATCTCGTTATGAATCAAGATCGGCTGCAAGATCAACATTACCAGTTGAAACTCCATCATTTCGAAGGCTTCGTGCAATGAGAGGTGCATCCTCTTCGCaagttgatgatgatgaagaggagGAAGAATTTGTGATGGCCGTTGTTGAAAATGAAGGTGATTTTGGAAATCTTGATGATGAGTAG
- the LOC131169404 gene encoding uncharacterized protein LOC131169404, with protein sequence MKPPSFHEVRVRLLNKEVQIINDLLESHKEEWESYGCTLMCDGWTDRKGRTLINFLANSPKGSVFIKSVDASDESKTTALLASLIEKELMEIGHEKVVQVVTDNASNNVAAGRILEAKFSHLYWTPCAAHCIDLMLEDIFKIRVFKKTFRKAVELIGFTYGSSGVLNMLRKLTNGVELLRPGQTRFATAFITLGRIHLQKANIRKMFTSESWTTSKWAKEVKGKKCERTVLSPAFWNHIVYALKFSGPLVRVLRLVDNEKKSAMGYIYEAMDRAKEAIANSLNGNEEKYKSIFEIIDA encoded by the exons ATGAAACCTCCAAGTTTTCATGAGGTTAGAGTTCGGTTACTTAACAAAGAAGTGCAAATCATAAATGATCTTCTCGAGTCTCATAAAGAAGAATGGGAAAGTTATGGATGTACATTGATGTGTGATGGATGGACGGATAGAAAAGGGAGAACCTTGATTAATTTCTTGGCTAATAGTCCAAAGGGAAGTGTATTTATTAAATCAGTTGATGCAAGTGATGAATCAAAGACAACGGCATTGTTGGCTAGTTTGATTGAGAAAGAATTGATGGAAATTGGTCATGAAAAAGTAGTTCAAGTTGTTACAGATAATGCATCAAATAATGTTGCAGcag GGAGAATATTAGAAGCAAAATTTTCTCATCTATACTGGACTCCATGTGCAGCTCATTGTATAGATTTGATGTTGGAGGATATCTTTAAGATCCGTGTTTTCAAAAAAACATTCCGCAAAGCTGTTGAGCTTATTGGTTTTACATATGGCTCTTCAGGAGTTCTAAATATGTTGCGGAAGCTTACTAATGGAGTAGAATTGCTAAGGCCAGGGCAAACTAGATTTGCTACTGCTTTTATTACACTGGGAAGGATTCATCTTCAGAAAGCCAACATTAGAAAAATGTTTACTTCGGAAAGTTGGACAACTAGTAAATGGGCTAAAGAGGTGAAAGGCAAAAAGTGTGAAAGGACGGTTTTGAGTCCTGCCTTCTGGAATCATATTGTTTATGCTCTTAAGTTTTCCGGTCCTCTTGTTCGTGTGCTTCGACTTGTTgataatgaaaaaaaatcagCTATGGGATATATTTATGAAGCCATGGATAGGGCTAAAGAAGCCATTGCCAACTCACTTAATGGCAATGAAGAGAAATACAAGAGCATTTTTGAGATTATTGATGCGTGA